Proteins encoded by one window of Seriola aureovittata isolate HTS-2021-v1 ecotype China chromosome 4, ASM2101889v1, whole genome shotgun sequence:
- the ptx3a gene encoding pentraxin-related protein PTX3, with protein MFWWRLPQAACVLSVCVCLLLAYEDDIEVNYADTYYNEITERETPEPTPSSAPCNSPDLTKWDKIFSMLENSQMRENMLLQYADDIVKVEMGSLRGEMLRFVAQYGGSCGVAVETAGRRMALQLEGRLRETLERLRLGDQASASASAASGNSVGNSNNMEVMLHQLLSAARTQASRLTKLETNCFSSPGAATGMNTKTGFQLPEGGRAGRREQEVTSRDVALDRVLAALQQTRAELEEVLRSSRQRYLPAGCEMALLFPMRSRRIYTSVIPDVPLSISSFTVCMWVKPTSVSNKTVLLSYGNRRNPYEIQLLLSQTSAFFTIGGEAHLVEARGVVKLGEWIHLCGAWSSDQGLATLWSGGKKVASTPGVAEGHILPDGGSLQLGQERNGCCPLSPSSGSGVAGFDGGFDPKLAFAGKMTGVNMWDRALSEEEISQLALQKGQGCEQRGNVVAWGVTEMVPHAGAQFIY; from the exons atgttttgGTGGAGGCTCCCCCAGGCAGCGTGTGTgctgtcggtgtgtgtgtgtctgcttctcGCATACGAGGATGATATCGAGGTCAACTACGCTGACACCTACTACAATGAAATCACAGAGCGAGAAACACCAGAAC CCACACCGAGCTCTGCGCCCTGCAATTCTCCAGACCTGACCAAGTGGGACAAAATCTTCTCTATGCTGGAGAACAGTCAGATGAGGGAGAACATGCTGCTTCAGTACGCCGATGATATCGTCAAGGTGGAGATGGGGTCACTGCGCGGGGAAATGCTCAG GTTTGTAGCCCAGTATGGTGGCTCCTGTGGGGTTGCAGTGGAGACAGCAGGAAGAAGGATGGCCTTGCAACTAGAGGGCCGCCTCAGAGAAACCCTGGAGCGCCTCAGACTTGGAGATCAGGCTTCggcttctgcttctgctgcttctggtAATTCAGTCGGCAATTCCAACAACATGGAGGTGATGCTacatcagctcctctctgcagcacgAACGCAAGCTTCCCGACTCACCAAGCTCGAGACCAACTGCTTCAGCAGTCCAGGAGCTGCGACGGGGATGAATACAAAGACAGGATTCCAGCTTCCAGAGGGTGGAAGGGCTGGACGCCGGGAGCAGGAGGTCACATCACGAGACGTGGCTCTAGACAGGGTGCTGGCTGCACTGCAACAGACGAGGgcggagctggaggaggtgctAAGGTCATCGAGGCAAAGATACCTACCCGCAG GCTGTGAGATGGCCCTCCTCTTCCCGATGCGTTCCCGTCGAATCTACACCTCTGTCATACCAGAtgtccctctctccatctcctccttcaCTGTCTGCATGTGGGTGAagccaacatctgtctccaacAAAACAGTGCTGCTCTCTTATGGAAACCGTCGCAACCCATATGagatccagctgctgctcagccaaACGTCTGCGTTCTTCACCATCGGAGGAgaggctcacctggtggaggcACGAGGTGTGGTGAAATTGGGAGAGTGGATCCATTTGTGTGGGGCTTGGTCCTCTGACCAGGGCCTGGCGACCCTGTGGTCAGGTGGAAAAAAAGTGGCTTCCACGCCTGGAGTGGCTGAGGGGCACATCTTACCAGACGGGGGCTCACTACAGCTGGGGCAGGAAAGAAACGGCTGCTGCCCTCTGTCTCCAAGCAGCGGGAGCGGCGTGGCAGGGTTTGACGGAGGGTTCGATCCCAAGCTTGCATTCGCTGGGAAGATGACAGGAGTGAACATGTGGGACAGGGCGCTGTCAGAGGAGGAGATTTCCCAGCTGGCTTTGCAGAAGGGCCAGGGCTGCGAGCAGAGAGGAAACGTGGTGGCGTGGGGCGTGACGGAGATGGTGCCACATGCAGGTGCTCAGTTCATCTACTAA